Proteins encoded in a region of the Mycolicibacterium duvalii genome:
- a CDS encoding thiolase family protein: MESAVIIDAVRTPMGRGKPGGSLSGINAVDLLAQTLSALMDRNDVDPATVDDVVTGCVSQAGEQAGTPGRFAWLAAGLPEYVPGVTIDRRCGSGQQAVDYAAWAIMAGAQDIAVACGIESMSRVPMGVARMGVDPFAPAAHRYPPGLVPQGISAELVAVKWRLSRADQDRYAVESHHRAAAAVAAGTFDAEIVAVKDGDRVVDADETIRPDTSVAKLAGLKPAFYDDGYAQRFPDIEWTVTAGNSSQITDGAAALLIASESTANRLGLTPLARLVSFATAAEDPVTMLTAPIPASRRALQRAGLTVDDLSRYEVNEAFATVPLAWLRELEADPARLNPAGGAIALGHPLGASGARIMTTLVHGLRPGEYGLQTMCENGGMANATILQRL; the protein is encoded by the coding sequence ATGGAATCCGCCGTCATCATCGATGCCGTCCGCACGCCGATGGGCCGCGGCAAGCCCGGCGGCAGCCTGTCGGGAATCAACGCGGTCGACCTGCTGGCCCAGACGCTGTCCGCGTTGATGGACCGCAACGATGTCGACCCGGCGACCGTCGACGACGTGGTCACCGGCTGCGTGTCGCAAGCCGGTGAACAGGCCGGTACCCCAGGACGTTTCGCGTGGCTGGCCGCCGGGCTGCCCGAGTATGTCCCCGGTGTCACGATCGACCGGCGGTGCGGATCCGGGCAGCAGGCCGTCGACTACGCGGCCTGGGCCATCATGGCCGGGGCCCAGGACATCGCCGTCGCGTGTGGGATCGAGTCGATGAGCCGGGTGCCGATGGGGGTGGCCCGGATGGGGGTGGATCCGTTTGCGCCGGCCGCGCACCGGTACCCGCCAGGACTGGTGCCGCAGGGTATTTCGGCTGAGCTGGTCGCCGTGAAGTGGCGACTGAGCCGTGCGGACCAGGACCGCTACGCGGTCGAGTCGCACCACCGTGCCGCCGCTGCGGTAGCCGCCGGTACGTTCGACGCCGAGATCGTCGCGGTGAAAGACGGCGATCGGGTCGTGGACGCCGACGAGACAATTCGGCCGGACACCTCCGTCGCGAAACTGGCCGGTTTGAAGCCGGCGTTCTACGATGACGGGTACGCCCAGCGCTTTCCGGACATCGAATGGACGGTGACCGCGGGAAATTCGTCGCAGATCACCGACGGAGCCGCGGCATTGCTGATCGCCTCGGAATCCACTGCCAATCGGCTCGGGCTGACACCGCTGGCCCGGTTGGTCTCCTTCGCCACCGCGGCCGAGGATCCGGTGACCATGCTCACCGCACCGATCCCGGCCTCCCGCAGGGCATTACAGCGCGCCGGTCTGACCGTCGACGACCTCTCGCGCTATGAGGTGAACGAGGCCTTCGCCACGGTGCCACTGGCGTGGCTCCGGGAACTGGAGGCTGACCCGGCCAGGCTGAACCCGGCCGGCGGTGCCATCGCACTCGGGCACCCACTCGGTGCATCGGGGGCGCGGATCATGACGACGCTGGTGCACGGGCTGCGGCCGGGCGAGTACGGGCTGCAGACCATGTGCGAGAACGGCGGCATGGCCAATGCAACTATCCTGCAACGACTTTGA
- a CDS encoding carboxymuconolactone decarboxylase family protein yields MRSPLIAPIDSDDLAPDTAAAISRARRSGALSSTVLPRIWAHRPELADAQITLQSRFYDSAILPGRLLELVRLRIASINQCQVCQTARKSVDVSEEDIACLSDDDGRFSASEQAALKFATALAADHLSIGGDEIESLLEHFSSEQAVELGMFAALMVGSGRLAYAFRALEAQQ; encoded by the coding sequence GTGAGATCTCCGTTGATCGCGCCGATCGACAGCGACGATCTGGCCCCGGACACCGCGGCAGCGATCAGTCGAGCACGACGCAGCGGCGCGCTGTCTTCGACTGTGCTGCCGCGGATCTGGGCTCACCGCCCAGAACTTGCCGACGCCCAGATCACGTTGCAGAGTCGCTTCTACGACAGTGCGATCCTGCCCGGCCGGTTGCTGGAGTTGGTGCGGCTGCGGATCGCGTCGATCAATCAGTGCCAGGTGTGTCAGACCGCGCGCAAGTCCGTGGACGTCTCCGAGGAGGACATCGCCTGCCTGTCCGATGACGATGGCCGGTTCAGTGCTTCCGAACAGGCGGCTTTGAAGTTTGCCACCGCGTTGGCCGCCGACCACCTGTCCATCGGCGGTGACGAAATCGAGTCCCTGCTGGAGCATTTCAGTAGCGAGCAGGCGGTGGAACTCGGTATGTTCGCCGCCCTCATGGTGGGTAGCGGCCGGCTCGCCTACGCGTTCCGCGCATTGGAGGCGCAGCAGTGA
- a CDS encoding acyl-CoA dehydrogenase family protein: MKRSLFNDDHEAFRATVRAFYADHVVPEYDEWERAGAPPRHFWIAAGKLGLLGTQVPEEFGGGGQDSFLFNVVLTEESQRAGIALGGLRVHTDIAMPYFLDVANPEQQARWLPRLVTGDAVAALAMSEPVAGSDVKALTMKAVRDGDSYVVNGTKTFISNGANADLIITAVKTDPSAGRDGLSLLVIDGDSPGLSRGRKLEKLGLKAQDLSELTFEDVVVPAENLLGAEGAGFGHLTGNLAQERLSIAVNSQAAAVKALSDTVAYTKDRKAFGTTVASFQNTKFELAACATDIEAGQSLLDRALVAHEAKELTAADAAMVKLFCTELQGRVIDRCLQLHGGYGYMLEYPIAKAYADARVSRIYAGSSEVMKVIIAKSLGL, from the coding sequence GTGAAACGCTCGCTGTTCAATGACGATCATGAAGCCTTCCGGGCAACGGTTCGGGCGTTCTACGCCGACCACGTTGTGCCAGAGTACGACGAGTGGGAACGCGCCGGGGCGCCTCCGAGGCACTTCTGGATAGCGGCAGGCAAGCTGGGCCTGCTGGGCACGCAGGTTCCCGAGGAGTTCGGCGGGGGAGGGCAGGACAGCTTCCTGTTCAACGTCGTGCTCACCGAGGAGTCGCAGCGGGCCGGTATCGCACTGGGCGGTCTGCGGGTGCACACCGACATCGCGATGCCCTACTTCCTTGATGTCGCCAACCCCGAGCAGCAGGCCCGGTGGCTGCCGCGACTGGTCACCGGCGATGCGGTGGCGGCGCTGGCGATGTCGGAACCGGTCGCCGGTTCCGACGTGAAAGCGCTGACCATGAAGGCCGTTCGCGACGGCGACAGTTACGTCGTGAACGGCACCAAGACCTTCATCTCCAACGGTGCCAACGCCGACCTGATCATCACCGCGGTCAAGACCGATCCTTCTGCGGGTCGCGACGGGTTGAGCCTGCTGGTCATCGACGGTGACAGTCCCGGATTGTCGCGCGGACGCAAGTTGGAGAAGCTCGGGCTCAAAGCCCAGGATCTCTCCGAGCTGACTTTCGAGGATGTCGTTGTTCCCGCCGAGAACCTCTTGGGTGCCGAGGGCGCCGGGTTTGGCCATCTGACCGGCAATCTGGCCCAGGAGCGGCTGTCCATCGCGGTGAACAGTCAGGCCGCGGCGGTCAAGGCGTTGTCCGACACTGTCGCATACACCAAGGACCGCAAGGCATTCGGAACCACGGTCGCGTCGTTCCAGAACACCAAGTTCGAATTGGCTGCGTGTGCGACCGACATCGAGGCCGGGCAGTCGCTGCTCGACCGCGCGCTGGTGGCGCACGAGGCCAAGGAGCTGACCGCCGCGGACGCCGCGATGGTGAAACTGTTCTGCACCGAGTTGCAGGGCCGGGTCATCGACCGCTGCCTGCAATTGCACGGCGGCTACGGCTACATGCTCGAATACCCGATCGCGAAGGCCTACGCGGATGCCCGGGTGTCGCGCATCTACGCGGGCTCCAGTGAGGTGATGAAGGTGATCATTGCGAAGTCGCTGGGGCTGTGA
- a CDS encoding fumarylacetoacetate hydrolase family protein, translating into MRIGRFADSTGAGFWALIDPAGEKVRRIDGDITEWAAAAAAEDTAGLRLQDPEDAGALTQLPPVDPGARVFGVGANYLAHLQKLGVTEPPEHPTAFVKPNSALTPPGGTIRYPPTTGQLDYEVELVIVLGGSATDPLLGFTIGNDVSARDAKGLGGLDLFSMKCLDSTCPVGPWIVTPAELGGGRQPHLDIGLRVNGEVRQADNTRAMVFSVEDILAYVDERIQLRCGDLIFTGTTSGVGLEDGRFLQPGDVVEAEIEGIGTLRNTVGNRP; encoded by the coding sequence ATGCGTATCGGAAGGTTCGCTGATTCCACCGGTGCCGGCTTCTGGGCGCTCATCGACCCGGCAGGCGAGAAGGTGCGTCGCATCGACGGCGATATCACCGAGTGGGCCGCAGCAGCTGCCGCCGAGGACACCGCCGGGCTGCGCCTGCAGGACCCCGAGGACGCCGGAGCGCTGACGCAGCTACCCCCCGTCGATCCCGGCGCCCGGGTGTTCGGTGTGGGCGCCAACTATCTTGCCCACCTGCAGAAGCTCGGGGTCACCGAGCCACCCGAGCACCCTACGGCGTTCGTCAAACCGAACTCGGCTCTGACACCACCTGGCGGTACGATCCGCTATCCGCCGACCACCGGGCAACTCGACTACGAGGTCGAGCTGGTCATCGTCCTCGGCGGTTCGGCGACTGACCCGCTGCTCGGCTTCACCATCGGCAATGACGTGAGTGCACGGGATGCCAAGGGCCTGGGCGGGCTGGATCTGTTCAGCATGAAGTGCCTGGACAGCACCTGCCCGGTAGGGCCGTGGATCGTGACACCTGCCGAACTCGGTGGCGGCCGCCAGCCGCATCTCGATATCGGGCTGCGGGTCAATGGCGAGGTACGGCAGGCCGACAACACCCGCGCGATGGTGTTCTCGGTCGAGGACATTCTGGCCTATGTTGACGAGCGAATCCAATTACGTTGCGGTGACCTTATTTTCACCGGCACGACGTCGGGTGTCGGACTGGAGGACGGCCGGTTCCTACAACCGGGCGACGTCGTGGAGGCCGAGATCGAAGGTATCGGCACGTTGCGCAACACGGTTGGCAACCGCCCGTGA
- a CDS encoding nuclear transport factor 2 family protein, whose product MASNKELALTWFQALVSGDAETAVSLIADDFRYFLTGTLPASRWWEKEGFFTSAQMFSGVLAGPITMRIGDVTAEDDRVWLEAESEAPLASGGTYANTYVIALRVRDGKIVEMKEFSDSLHVFEAIDAPEVRGPRKPRQSPLTTVTASVQGATAGADLP is encoded by the coding sequence ATGGCTAGTAACAAAGAACTTGCGCTCACCTGGTTTCAGGCCCTGGTCAGCGGGGACGCCGAAACCGCGGTATCACTGATCGCCGACGACTTCCGCTACTTTCTGACCGGCACCCTTCCCGCCTCGCGCTGGTGGGAGAAGGAAGGCTTCTTCACCAGCGCACAGATGTTCTCCGGGGTCTTGGCCGGCCCGATCACGATGCGCATCGGGGATGTGACAGCCGAGGACGACCGTGTCTGGCTGGAGGCCGAAAGCGAGGCGCCGCTGGCGAGCGGAGGCACCTATGCCAACACCTATGTCATCGCCCTGCGGGTGCGCGACGGCAAGATCGTCGAGATGAAGGAGTTCTCGGACTCCTTGCACGTTTTCGAGGCGATCGATGCACCCGAAGTGCGCGGCCCCCGTAAGCCGCGCCAGAGCCCGTTGACCACCGTCACCGCGTCCGTGCAGGGCGCGACCGCCGGAGCGGACCTTCCCTGA
- a CDS encoding SDR family NAD(P)-dependent oxidoreductase, whose product MKISDSVAVVTGGASGLGLATVRRLADAGARVVILDLPTSAGESVADSLGEGVEFAAADVTETDQVNAALDAAQRLGDLRILVHCAGKGGPVRLVDRDGNPGSLETYERIVRINLIGTFNMLRLSAARMAANDEVDGERGVCVLTASVAAWEGQIGQIPYASAKGGIVSMTLVGARDLATKKIRVVSIAPGLFDTPILPASARDTLAATVPHPARLGNPDEYAGLAAHIVENQMLNGETIRLDGALRMAPR is encoded by the coding sequence ATGAAGATCTCCGATTCGGTCGCAGTCGTCACAGGAGGCGCTTCGGGCCTGGGGCTGGCCACCGTGCGTCGGCTGGCCGACGCCGGTGCGCGGGTGGTGATCCTCGACCTGCCCACCTCTGCCGGTGAGTCGGTCGCCGACTCCCTGGGTGAGGGTGTGGAATTCGCCGCGGCCGATGTGACCGAAACCGATCAGGTCAACGCCGCGCTGGACGCCGCCCAGCGGTTGGGGGACCTGCGGATCCTTGTGCACTGCGCAGGCAAGGGCGGCCCGGTGCGGCTCGTGGATCGTGACGGCAATCCGGGATCGTTGGAGACCTACGAACGCATCGTGCGGATCAACCTGATCGGCACCTTCAACATGTTGCGGTTGTCGGCGGCCCGGATGGCCGCCAACGACGAGGTCGACGGTGAACGGGGCGTGTGCGTTCTGACCGCGTCGGTGGCGGCCTGGGAGGGCCAGATCGGCCAGATTCCCTATGCCAGCGCCAAGGGCGGCATCGTGAGCATGACGCTGGTCGGTGCCCGGGACCTGGCGACAAAGAAGATCCGCGTGGTGTCCATCGCGCCGGGCCTTTTCGACACGCCGATCCTGCCCGCCTCGGCGCGCGATACGCTGGCCGCCACGGTGCCGCATCCGGCCCGGCTGGGAAACCCCGACGAGTACGCCGGATTGGCCGCGCACATCGTGGAGAACCAGATGCTCAACGGCGAGACGATCCGGCTGGACGGTGCGCTCCGAATGGCACCGCGCTGA
- a CDS encoding lactoylglutathione lyase, giving the protein MSDFLLSADLMVPDPDGHTKLLVERLGILEHPNWRQGFDSHGYIAHFLRVHKSLAVAPTRLEPQHHWDVEKPVDPIFSEYLDSLHEFQGRFRPIKTHSCVIATDSIEELIEKLHRRRLPFRIAPIDDRLAWERLWVGTTPEQPRYRPVVDGGLCLEWHPIAPLQMPPETFGDSTPQPRDPQPGQMIRIVNRSFLVRDLDDVLRRLDTNLDIVASGPVELFEQEGYRRARITFTVGHSATLDLIEPTRWDCETGRYLATWGPGPYYIRIAVNGLDAKAADLDARQTRYRRIDDSAAVGGSYLQVDPNELDGTHIEFVEA; this is encoded by the coding sequence ATGTCTGATTTCCTCCTGTCGGCGGACCTGATGGTCCCCGATCCCGATGGTCACACCAAGCTCCTGGTGGAGCGGTTGGGCATCCTGGAACACCCGAACTGGCGGCAGGGTTTCGACAGCCACGGCTACATCGCGCATTTCCTGCGAGTGCACAAGTCGCTGGCCGTGGCGCCCACCCGTCTCGAGCCACAGCACCATTGGGACGTCGAGAAGCCGGTGGACCCGATCTTCTCGGAGTACCTGGACAGTTTGCACGAGTTCCAGGGGCGGTTCCGGCCGATCAAGACGCACTCCTGTGTGATCGCCACCGACAGCATCGAGGAGCTCATCGAGAAGCTGCACCGGCGACGGCTGCCGTTCCGGATCGCGCCCATCGACGACCGATTGGCGTGGGAGCGGCTCTGGGTCGGCACCACCCCCGAGCAACCTCGGTACCGCCCGGTGGTGGACGGCGGGTTGTGTCTGGAGTGGCACCCGATCGCGCCGCTGCAGATGCCACCGGAGACGTTCGGGGACAGCACACCACAGCCGCGGGATCCTCAGCCGGGACAGATGATCCGAATCGTCAACCGCAGCTTCCTGGTTCGCGATCTGGACGATGTGCTTCGCCGGCTCGACACCAACCTGGACATCGTCGCATCGGGTCCCGTCGAGTTGTTCGAGCAGGAAGGCTACCGCCGTGCCCGGATCACCTTCACCGTCGGGCACAGCGCGACGTTGGATCTGATCGAGCCGACCCGCTGGGACTGCGAGACCGGACGCTACCTTGCCACCTGGGGTCCGGGCCCGTACTACATCCGGATCGCGGTCAACGGCCTGGATGCCAAGGCCGCCGACCTCGACGCCCGCCAGACCCGGTACCGGCGGATCGACGACAGCGCAGCGGTGGGTGGATCGTATCTGCAGGTCGATCCGAACGAACTCGACGGAACCCATATTGAGTTCGTCGAAGCCTGA
- a CDS encoding amidohydrolase family protein: MIIDLHAHHIEPKMLGFDPFWGPRFAPDAEGMQRMTIGKWQLTLGTKEAAAAHAAGEDSSPLEWMKAPNRLKQMDERGIDKAVMSVPAHAFMYHTGDFGTKWCRMVNDEFAKYCAQAPDRLFWWAPLPLQNPDEALKELDRAVKLGARGVNTGGVNLGGHEFHDEALLPVWKRCAELNVPIYVHGYNQSVGWEDPSKDKFETTSIVGFCYDETVAFWNLICGGVLDKVPDLTVCITHGGGFVPYQIGRFDATAGNLSDGLNKKPFLSYLENFYFDPLIHDPIMRQAVIDSIGADRLLYGTNFNGSDQIRGYLLEGMKVSDADTNKICYENASKLLDIKV; encoded by the coding sequence GTGATCATCGATCTACACGCCCACCATATCGAGCCCAAGATGCTCGGGTTCGATCCCTTCTGGGGTCCGCGCTTCGCGCCCGACGCCGAGGGAATGCAACGCATGACCATCGGAAAGTGGCAGCTCACGCTCGGCACCAAGGAGGCCGCGGCGGCGCACGCCGCGGGCGAGGATTCCTCCCCGTTGGAGTGGATGAAGGCACCGAACCGGCTCAAGCAGATGGACGAACGCGGCATCGACAAGGCCGTGATGTCTGTGCCCGCGCACGCCTTCATGTACCACACCGGCGACTTCGGCACCAAGTGGTGCCGAATGGTCAACGACGAGTTTGCCAAGTACTGCGCGCAGGCGCCGGATCGACTGTTCTGGTGGGCCCCGCTGCCGCTGCAGAACCCGGACGAGGCGCTCAAGGAGCTGGACCGCGCGGTCAAGCTCGGCGCCCGCGGTGTGAACACCGGCGGGGTGAACCTGGGCGGGCACGAATTCCACGACGAGGCACTGCTTCCCGTCTGGAAGCGCTGCGCCGAGCTGAACGTGCCGATCTACGTGCACGGCTACAACCAGTCGGTCGGCTGGGAGGATCCGTCCAAGGACAAGTTCGAGACCACCTCGATTGTCGGCTTCTGCTACGACGAGACGGTCGCGTTCTGGAATCTGATCTGTGGTGGCGTGCTGGACAAGGTGCCGGATCTGACGGTCTGCATCACCCACGGCGGCGGGTTCGTGCCGTACCAGATCGGCCGGTTCGATGCGACCGCGGGAAACCTGTCGGACGGTCTGAACAAGAAGCCGTTCCTGAGCTACCTGGAGAACTTCTACTTCGACCCGTTGATCCACGACCCGATCATGCGGCAGGCCGTGATCGACTCGATCGGTGCGGACCGGTTGCTGTACGGCACCAACTTCAACGGCAGCGACCAGATCCGCGGTTATCTCTTGGAAGGCATGAAGGTCTCCGACGCCGACACCAACAAGATCTGCTACGAGAACGCGTCGAAGCTGCTGGACATCAAGGTCTAG
- a CDS encoding NAD-dependent epimerase/dehydratase family protein — MPLKLVIGASGFLGSHVTRQLVERGAAVRVLLRRTSSTAAIDDLDVERLHGDVFDDATLRDAMAGCDEVYYCVVDTRAWLRDPAPLFRTNVEGLRHVLDAAVQADVRRFIFTSTIGTIALSADGGPVTEDEPFNWLDQGGGYIRSRVEAENLVLRYARERGLPAVALCVSNTYGPGDFQPTPHGALLDAAARGKMPVYVKDMSMEVVGIEDAARALILAAEKGRVGERYIISERYISARELYGAAAQAGGVRPPRIGIPLKVMYALGYLGDVAAKLFRRDVLLSTLSVRLMHIMSPMDHGKAERELGWHPEPIHDSIRRAVEFYRAR; from the coding sequence GTGCCGCTGAAACTGGTGATCGGGGCGAGCGGCTTCCTCGGCTCGCATGTCACCCGGCAACTGGTCGAGCGCGGCGCCGCGGTCCGGGTTCTGCTGCGCCGCACCAGCTCAACTGCGGCCATCGACGACCTGGATGTCGAGCGACTCCATGGCGACGTGTTCGACGACGCGACGCTACGCGACGCGATGGCCGGGTGTGACGAAGTGTATTACTGCGTCGTCGACACCAGGGCGTGGTTGCGCGACCCCGCCCCGCTGTTCCGCACCAATGTCGAAGGCCTACGGCACGTGCTCGATGCCGCGGTGCAGGCAGACGTGCGACGGTTCATCTTCACCAGCACCATCGGCACCATCGCACTGAGCGCAGACGGCGGCCCCGTCACCGAGGATGAGCCATTCAACTGGCTGGACCAGGGCGGCGGGTACATCCGGTCACGCGTCGAAGCCGAGAATCTGGTGCTGCGCTACGCCCGCGAACGGGGACTGCCCGCGGTGGCATTGTGCGTCTCGAACACCTATGGTCCCGGTGACTTTCAGCCGACGCCGCATGGCGCATTGCTGGACGCCGCGGCCCGGGGCAAGATGCCGGTCTACGTCAAGGACATGTCGATGGAAGTGGTCGGCATCGAGGACGCGGCCCGTGCCCTGATCCTGGCCGCCGAGAAGGGGCGCGTCGGGGAGCGATACATCATCTCCGAGCGGTACATCAGCGCGCGCGAGCTCTACGGGGCAGCCGCGCAGGCCGGGGGTGTGCGGCCACCGCGCATCGGGATTCCGTTGAAGGTCATGTACGCCCTCGGCTACCTGGGCGACGTTGCCGCGAAGCTATTCCGGCGTGACGTGCTGCTGTCCACACTTTCGGTGCGCCTGATGCACATCATGTCTCCGATGGACCACGGCAAGGCCGAGCGTGAGCTCGGCTGGCATCCCGAGCCGATCCACGACTCGATCCGGCGCGCCGTCGAGTTCTACCGGGCGCGTTAG
- a CDS encoding TetR/AcrR family transcriptional regulator, which translates to MAVDDQRAERAVQKILAGTMKALSRQGASKLSVSDICEASQIARGTFYRYFNSKEEALAALGQHFEDGVAAAFRAAIEANPAPEARVQVVLDTIIAYRAAGGDWNQMLDVAPEFTLEFIRDTFPKLVDVVTDALGPAAEESPLVISGALTKRQLGDLFMRSLTSMLFLPGSRSEDVPALVASLFKIDTSGTAAKPQRRRSAKTRAKAS; encoded by the coding sequence ATGGCGGTCGACGACCAGCGGGCGGAAAGGGCCGTACAAAAGATCCTTGCCGGCACGATGAAGGCTCTGAGCAGGCAAGGCGCGAGCAAGTTGTCGGTGAGCGACATCTGTGAGGCATCGCAGATCGCCCGGGGTACGTTCTACCGGTACTTCAACAGCAAGGAAGAGGCGTTGGCCGCGCTCGGCCAGCACTTCGAGGACGGCGTTGCCGCGGCGTTCAGGGCAGCCATCGAAGCGAATCCCGCTCCCGAGGCACGCGTCCAGGTGGTGCTCGACACCATCATCGCCTACCGCGCCGCGGGCGGGGACTGGAACCAGATGCTCGATGTTGCGCCGGAGTTCACCCTCGAATTCATCCGCGACACATTCCCCAAACTGGTCGATGTGGTCACCGATGCGCTCGGACCCGCGGCCGAGGAATCACCACTGGTGATCAGCGGTGCACTGACCAAGCGTCAGTTGGGTGACCTGTTCATGCGCAGCCTCACCTCGATGTTATTCCTGCCCGGGAGCCGGTCAGAAGACGTGCCTGCACTGGTGGCGTCGCTGTTCAAGATCGACACCTCCGGCACCGCCGCCAAGCCGCAGCGTCGGCGTAGTGCCAAAACTCGAGCCAAAGCCAGTTGA
- a CDS encoding NAD(P)-dependent oxidoreductase, with amino-acid sequence MNVTVFGGSGQIGRFVVTDLLAAGHQVTAYVRNPAKLGIDDPGLTAVTGELSDAERIRQAVHGADAVISALGPSLKRGAKGTPITEGTRNIAAAMAAEDVSRYIGLATPSVPDERDQPTLKAKILPVMAKAMFPNALAELVGMTEAVTKSGLNWTIARITRPTNGKPKGTVRAGFLGRDKVGSAMTRPDIAAFLVAQLTDDTFSKAAPAISN; translated from the coding sequence ATGAACGTCACAGTGTTCGGCGGATCCGGCCAGATCGGCCGTTTCGTCGTCACCGATCTGCTGGCCGCCGGCCACCAGGTCACCGCGTACGTTCGTAACCCGGCGAAGCTAGGCATCGACGACCCCGGACTGACCGCGGTCACCGGAGAACTGTCGGACGCCGAGCGAATTCGGCAGGCGGTCCACGGCGCCGACGCAGTTATCAGTGCCCTTGGGCCGTCGCTCAAACGCGGCGCCAAGGGCACACCCATCACCGAGGGCACCCGCAACATCGCCGCCGCCATGGCAGCCGAGGATGTCAGCCGCTACATCGGTCTTGCCACCCCGTCGGTTCCCGATGAACGAGACCAGCCGACCTTGAAGGCCAAGATCCTGCCGGTGATGGCGAAGGCGATGTTCCCCAACGCCCTGGCGGAGCTCGTCGGAATGACCGAGGCGGTCACCAAGTCCGGGCTGAACTGGACCATCGCCCGGATCACCCGTCCGACCAACGGAAAACCGAAAGGTACTGTGCGGGCCGGCTTCCTCGGCCGCGACAAAGTCGGATCAGCCATGACAAGGCCCGACATCGCCGCCTTCCTCGTCGCCCAGCTCACCGACGACACGTTCTCGAAAGCCGCACCGGCGATCAGTAATTGA
- a CDS encoding amidohydrolase family protein: MNTQRPVDVHAHAVIPRYHRLLAEAGVAIPGYGTGGPGLVGEQDAVTDTDDAIARRISMMDHAGVGRQLLSAIFAPYLTDESAAVGAARCVNDAHAEMAAKQPDRLAAYAALPLPHVDASLLELRRCLDDLGMVGIALQCFCFDESLAAERFEPIYAELNRRKAVVFFHPCVNGLCSPLISQWGLAPTAGAVFEDTTIALHLIVRQIPHRFPDIRFIVPHLGGALPMLLSRLDNQLPLSTPGLPERPSVTARRFFYDTVGHGSAAALRCAVDAFGADRIVPGSDYPVLLGFESYADTFGYLQHAGLPETALHQILTANVGQLFERK; the protein is encoded by the coding sequence GTGAACACCCAGAGGCCTGTCGACGTTCACGCCCACGCGGTGATCCCGCGCTATCACCGACTGCTGGCCGAGGCCGGCGTCGCGATTCCCGGATACGGAACGGGTGGACCGGGACTCGTCGGCGAGCAGGACGCGGTCACCGACACCGACGATGCGATCGCCCGACGGATCTCGATGATGGACCACGCGGGGGTCGGCCGTCAGCTGCTCTCGGCCATCTTCGCGCCCTATCTGACCGACGAATCCGCAGCGGTGGGGGCGGCACGGTGTGTGAACGATGCCCACGCCGAGATGGCTGCCAAGCAGCCGGATCGATTGGCGGCCTACGCCGCCCTCCCACTTCCGCACGTCGACGCATCACTGCTCGAACTGCGGCGCTGCCTCGACGACCTCGGGATGGTCGGCATCGCGCTGCAGTGTTTCTGCTTCGATGAGTCGCTGGCTGCCGAGCGATTCGAGCCGATTTATGCCGAGTTGAACCGGCGCAAGGCCGTGGTGTTCTTCCATCCCTGCGTCAACGGCCTGTGCTCGCCGCTGATCTCGCAGTGGGGTCTGGCACCGACCGCCGGCGCGGTCTTCGAGGACACCACAATCGCATTGCACCTCATCGTGCGCCAGATCCCGCACCGGTTTCCCGATATTCGGTTCATCGTGCCACATCTCGGCGGCGCGCTACCGATGCTGTTGAGCCGGTTGGACAACCAGCTGCCACTCAGCACACCAGGTCTGCCCGAGCGGCCGAGCGTGACCGCGCGCCGGTTCTTCTACGACACGGTCGGTCACGGATCGGCGGCTGCGTTGCGATGTGCGGTCGACGCGTTCGGGGCCGACCGCATCGTTCCCGGCAGCGACTACCCGGTACTTCTCGGTTTCGAAAGCTACGCCGACACCTTTGGCTACCTGCAGCACGCCGGACTGCCGGAAACGGCTCTGCACCAGATCCTGACGGCCAACGTGGGCCAGCTCTTCGAAAGGAAGTAG